A stretch of DNA from Pseudonocardia hierapolitana:
GCGCCCCCGGTGGCCCTCAGCAGTTCGGCGATCGTCTGCCACTCGGCGTGCCACGGCCCGGCGGCTCGCTGGTGCTCGTGGTCGGCCGCGGCGAGCAGCACGGCCGCCAGGCCGGGCGCCCTGCGCGCGGCCGCGCGGGCCGTGACCGCCGCGATCGGGTTGCGCTTGTGCGGCATCGACGACGAGTCGCCCGGTGCCGCCTCCGACACCTCGCCCAGCTCCGTGCCGGAGAGCAGCACCACGTCGGTCGCCGGTTTGGCGCAGGCGCCGGCGGCCACCGCGAGCGCCCCGGCGAGCTCGCCGATCCGGGTCCGCTCCGTGTGCCACGGCGCCGCGTCGGCCAGCCGCAGGGCGCGGGCCAGCGACGCGGCCACCGCCGGCCCGTGCGGGTGCAGGGCGGCCAGGGTGCCCGCTGCCCCGCCGAACTGCACGGGCAGCGCGCCGATCACCTCCGCGAGCCGTACCCGCGCCCGGTCCAGCCCCACGCACCATCCCGCGGCGACCAGTCCGAACGTCGTCGGCAGCGCCTGCTGCCCGAGCGTGCGGGCGATCATCGGGGTGTCGCGGTGCTCGCGCGCCAGCCGGGCTGCCGCGTCGGCGGCCCCTCGCAGGTCCTCGAGCACGACCTCGCCCGCCCAGCCGACCAGCAGCACGGCCGCGGTGTCCATCACGTCCTGGCTCGTGGCGCCGGGGTGCACCGAACGCCCGGCCTCCCCCGCAGCCGAGCGGAGCATCCGCACCAGCGGGATCACGGGGTTGCCGCCCTCGACCGCGGCCCGGCCCAGCGCCGCCGGATCGATGCGGAGGGAGGCGGCGGCCGCCTCGATCCGGTCCGCATCGGCGGCCGGCACGACGCCGTGTTCGGCCGCGGCCCGCGACAGCGCCACCTCGACCGCGACGAGCGCCGCCACCCACGATGCGTCGTCGAGGCGGGCCGCCACCCGGTCGGCCCCGAACAGCGGGTCGAACAGCGCGCTCGTCATGACGCGGAACCGTACGTCCCCGGCGATCTCGGCGGTGCGCCCGGTCCCGTGGCCGCAGCGCGAACCCCTACAGGCGCGTCGGGGCCAACGCCTCGCGCTCCAGCGGGATGTCCGCCGGTATCGGATCGCCCGTCACCACCGCAGCGGCGAACGCCGCGAGCGCGGGCGACGTCTCGATCCCGGACCCGCCCTGCCCGGCGCAGAACCAGAACCCCGGGTGCTCGGGCCACGCCCCGACCACCGGCAGCCGGTCGGGCACGAACGACCGCAACCCGGCCCACGCCGTGTGCACCGAGCGCAGTCCGAGCCCGGTGACCTCCTCGACCCGCTCCAGGGCCATGGCGACGTCCAGCTCGTCGGGACGCACGTCGTGCGGGTGCACGGGGGTCTCGTCGGCCGGGCTGACCAGCAACCCGGCGCCCTCTTGCTTGAAGTAGAAGTCCTCGGGCACGCCGATGACCATCGGCAGCCTGGTCCCGTCCGGACCGCGCAGGCGGGACGGATCGGGCACGCGGGCCAGCGCGATCGTGCGCCGGTACGGGGTGAGCCCGATCCGCGGGACCCCGGCCCGCACCGCGACGGCGTCCGCCCACGCGCCTGCGGCGTCCACCACCTCTGCCGCCCCGACCACCTTCTCGTCCAGGCCGACCTGCACCTGCCAGCCGGAGCCGCTCCGCCGCACGCCGGTGACGGGTGCACCGGTCCGGACCGACCCACCGCGGCGCAACAGCCCACGGATGTAGGCCTGGTGCAGCGCCTCGGCATCGAGGTCGGCCGCGCCCTCCACCACGGCGGCGGCCCGCACAGTGCCCGGCCGCAGCGCCGGGCACAGCCGCTGCGCCTCGGCGGGGTCGATCGCCACCGGCGCCCCCGGCTCGCCCGCCTGCTCGGCGACATCGGCGGCGAGCTCCGCCTCGCCGTCCGCGTCGAACGCGACGTGCAGCACCGCGCGGGGCGCGAGCAGCGGCGGCGCGTCCAGCTCGGCCTTGATCCGGGCGAACCGGGGCCCGCTCGCCGTGACCAGCGCGCGCAGCGGTGCCGCGCCGTGGCCGGGGACGTACGTGGCCGCGGAGCGGGCCGTCGAGTGCCGGGCGAGCGCGGTCTCGGTCTCCACCAGGAGGACCGAACGGCTCGCGGCCAGCTCGTACGCGATCGAGGCGCCGGCGATGCCGCCTCCGACCACGACGGTGTCGATACCTGAGTCGATGCTGGTCACGCCGCCGACGCTAGCGCCGGAAATCCCGTGGCGCGCCACGCAGCGGCAGGCCTATCGTTCCGGTCATGCGCCTGTAGCGACGGCCGCCCCACCGCGGCAAGCACGGCCCGGGCTCTCCGCCCCGGCCGCTCCCGTCCCAGTCAACCGGCCGGCCCTGGACCAGATCCGGGCGCCGTCTCGGCTCTGCTGCGCCGGCCCCGTCACCCCTGCAGGAGGCATCCCGTGCATGACCCGTTGCTCTCGACCCTGCTCGCCACCGGTGGACAGCAGAGCGGCGAGCCGAACCCTGCCGACGCCGCTGCGGCGCCGGCCAACCGAGCGGCCCGCCGCGGCCGCGCGGGCAAGAGCGCCCCGAGTGGAGCCGTCCACGCCGGCTCCTCGGGACGCGCCCGCGCAGCGCAGGGCCGCCGGGTCAACCCGGTGCGGCGCACCGGTTGATCCACAGCCGGCACCGCCGGCCCCGCGTCAGCTGTCACGATTCGTTGGACGCGGGCCGGCGGTGCTGGGCGGACGACCGAGCAGTACGAGCGCCACCCTGGTGAGGCGCGCTCGACGTCCTGCTGCTCGGTCGTCCGCGTCCCCTCGAGCACACCGGCGTCGCGGTGGCGTCAACGGCTTCGCCTGTCCAGTGTTCGTCCAGAATCTGTGCAAGGATTGTGCATCCGCGGCCGCCGGCCGAGCGGTAGTGCAGTTCGAAGGACCAACACAGATACGGAAGGACGCATGATGCGCCGTCTGACCCTGGCCATCGGCGGAGTACTCGCCGCCGCTGCCACGACCTTGGGGGTCACCGCCCCCGCCGCCGCCCAGGAGACCGCCTCCGTGTACGTCGTGCACGGCATCCCGGGCACACCCGTCGACGTCTACGTCGACGGGGCGCGCCTCCTCGACGACTTCCAGCCGAGCTCCGCCGCGGGCCCGGTGGACGTGCCGAGCGGCGCCCACGAGGTCGCCCTGTTCCCGGCCGACGCCACCGACGGCTCGGGCCCGCCGCTGCTGTCAGCAACCGAGGAAGTGCCAGGGGGCGGCAACGTCACACTGGTCGCTCACCTGACCGAGGCCGGGCAGCCCGCGGTCACGCCGTTCGTCAACGACGTCTCGCCCGTCCCCGCCGGAGAGGCGCGACTCGTCGTCCGGCACACCGCGGCCGCGCCGGCCGTCGACGTGCTGGCCGGCGGCAGCCCGGTGATCAGTGGCCTGGCCAACCCCGGCGAGAAGGCCCTCCAGGTCCCGGCCGGCACGGTCTCCGCAGCGGTCGCGGCGGCCGGCACCACCGAGCCGGTCATCGGCCCGGCCGATCTCGACCTGAAGGAGGGCACCGCCACCTTCGTCCACGCCATCGGTGCCCTCGATGCCGGGAACCTGGACCTGGTGGTGGTCACGGTCGACGGCCTGCACAACACCACGGGCTGAGTCGTGCTGCTCGCCGCGGCGGCGCCACGGCCGGCCGGAGTGCGACCACCGCTCCGGCCGCCGCGGCCGCCGCCGCGACGGCGCTGCACGCGCCCGCGGAGCGGCTGTCCGATCAGTCCGTTCCGCCCGGCTGTCACTCATCACAGCAGCGGCGCGTTCGACGCGGTTGCGCGCGATGACCCGAACAACGCCGTCGTGACCGCCGAGCCCGTCTGCGGGCGAGGTGCGGAATCGACCGAGGATGGGGGCGCTGCGGTGCAGTGCGAGGAGATCGTGACCGGCCTTCGGATGGCGGACGAGCCGCCGGGGGTCGTGCCACTGCCGCGCGTCGGTGAACCCGACATCTCGTCGAGCGACGAGCTGGCCCGTCGGTTCCGTCTCGGCGAGGGCGCCGCGCTCGAAGAGGCCTACGACCGCCACGCGCGGCTGGTGTACTCACTGGCACTGCGCTCACTGGGCGCCCACCACGACGCCGAGGACGTCACGCAGCAGGTGTTCGTCCGAGCGTGGCGGGGGCGCGCGGGGCTCGACCCCGGCCGGGGTTCCCTCGGGGGCTGGCTGGTGGGGATCACCCGCCGCCAGATCGCCGACCGGTTCGCCGCCCGAGCCCGCGACCGCGATCTCGCCGACCGCGCCGGACGCGTCACCGAGGTGCGCGTCGTGGGCGACCCGCCCGCCGAGGTCGTCGATGCGGTGGTGGTCGCGCACGAGATCGAACGGCTACCCGGCCAGCAGCGGGCCGTCGTGCGGCTGGCGTTCTTCGCCGATCTGACCCACCAGCAGATCTCCGAGGCGACGGGGTTGCCCCTCGGCACGGTGAAGAGTCATCTCCGGCGAGGACTGGAGCGGTTGCGGCGACGGTGGGAGCTCGACGGTGTGGTGTCCGGCCGCTGACCGGCTCGCCCTCTCCGCGGAGGTGCCGGACGCCTTCGCCGCGTGCCCACCGGGCCGCGACGAGTCCAGGAGGGGACGCGCGGTGGAGGCGTGGGCAGCGGGCGGTGGACCCGGACCGACGGTGCCGCCCGTTCGGCGGCCATCGCAGTGGGATCGGGCGAGGCGCTGGGGGCC
This window harbors:
- the pcaB gene encoding 3-carboxy-cis,cis-muconate cycloisomerase, translating into MTSALFDPLFGADRVAARLDDASWVAALVAVEVALSRAAAEHGVVPAADADRIEAAAASLRIDPAALGRAAVEGGNPVIPLVRMLRSAAGEAGRSVHPGATSQDVMDTAAVLLVGWAGEVVLEDLRGAADAAARLAREHRDTPMIARTLGQQALPTTFGLVAAGWCVGLDRARVRLAEVIGALPVQFGGAAGTLAALHPHGPAVAASLARALRLADAAPWHTERTRIGELAGALAVAAGACAKPATDVVLLSGTELGEVSEAAPGDSSSMPHKRNPIAAVTARAAARRAPGLAAVLLAAADHEHQRAAGPWHAEWQTIAELLRATGGAGARLRASLEGLGVHPDRMAANLALTAEADGPPGHAGELVDRLLAQRP
- a CDS encoding NAD(P)/FAD-dependent oxidoreductase — its product is MTSIDSGIDTVVVGGGIAGASIAYELAASRSVLLVETETALARHSTARSAATYVPGHGAAPLRALVTASGPRFARIKAELDAPPLLAPRAVLHVAFDADGEAELAADVAEQAGEPGAPVAIDPAEAQRLCPALRPGTVRAAAVVEGAADLDAEALHQAYIRGLLRRGGSVRTGAPVTGVRRSGSGWQVQVGLDEKVVGAAEVVDAAGAWADAVAVRAGVPRIGLTPYRRTIALARVPDPSRLRGPDGTRLPMVIGVPEDFYFKQEGAGLLVSPADETPVHPHDVRPDELDVAMALERVEEVTGLGLRSVHTAWAGLRSFVPDRLPVVGAWPEHPGFWFCAGQGGSGIETSPALAAFAAAVVTGDPIPADIPLEREALAPTRL
- a CDS encoding DUF4397 domain-containing protein, which gives rise to MRRLTLAIGGVLAAAATTLGVTAPAAAQETASVYVVHGIPGTPVDVYVDGARLLDDFQPSSAAGPVDVPSGAHEVALFPADATDGSGPPLLSATEEVPGGGNVTLVAHLTEAGQPAVTPFVNDVSPVPAGEARLVVRHTAAAPAVDVLAGGSPVISGLANPGEKALQVPAGTVSAAVAAAGTTEPVIGPADLDLKEGTATFVHAIGALDAGNLDLVVVTVDGLHNTTG
- a CDS encoding RNA polymerase sigma factor; amino-acid sequence: MTGLRMADEPPGVVPLPRVGEPDISSSDELARRFRLGEGAALEEAYDRHARLVYSLALRSLGAHHDAEDVTQQVFVRAWRGRAGLDPGRGSLGGWLVGITRRQIADRFAARARDRDLADRAGRVTEVRVVGDPPAEVVDAVVVAHEIERLPGQQRAVVRLAFFADLTHQQISEATGLPLGTVKSHLRRGLERLRRRWELDGVVSGR